One Drosophila santomea strain STO CAGO 1482 chromosome X, Prin_Dsan_1.1, whole genome shotgun sequence DNA segment encodes these proteins:
- the LOC120457195 gene encoding mucin-19 isoform X1, which yields MYQTNSRLAMLSYKRSQKKKEQTKQQMDDPPSLPVGTEVSAKYKGAFCEAKVSKVVRNIKVKVAYKQGLGSGIVPDDAIKAPTGQLRVGAVVEVRHPDRKELVEATITKIQDISQYTVVFDDGDITTLRRTALCLKSGRHFNESETLDQLPLTHPEHFGNPVVGGRRGRRRGHLNEDSSEDDDESDAKEVVNEKEENIGKVVCVETESKKKDKEKWFPALVVAPTAQATVRIRVKDEYLVRSFKDGRYYTVPKKEATEFTREVASKQDVPAVHAALEFLDSSVLPAHWDRDSLFGLTNISSDDEGEIDSDSSDDEPHEEKDRFVAQLYKYMDDRGTPLNKVPSILSRDVDLYRLFRAVQKRGGYNRVTSQNQWKLIAMRLGFTPCTVSVMNLVKQAYKKFLQPYGDFHRKLGCSMLMTSRNSNRSKGRSLVRANSVASPKPMEITKTETISKLAQPNQTNVVASTSSSAAAAAASSTPARAVSTASQSAAEESGNTSESSVVVEPPKKQRKGSAASSQQGKVKSLVEKYEEKSTAVQGTSSGSVAGSGASGSSTAMATTSAAASTPTNSSSAATGGPAAIATTGMNKDAESDLPLAKIKAAAVAAASTRHSMEKETNISSGSSASASSKANSAEMQRSRDASPSVAAPPSAGTSTSGGAAAPAQSTSTKKEKHQRSKQADKEKDKDKEKEEKQASSGKRKKEKISVEKIDTGDFVVGIGDKLKVNYHEKKSPSSHGSTYEAKVIEISVQRGVPMYLVHYTGWNNRYDEWVPRERIAENLTKGSKQKTRTISTSSANSGSGGGGGGGGGGGSGGSFSGQGSQPPGVSDKHQPGKDGCSKMPPSSGNSTGPGAPSQSGALGGASSTPSLLSTVVKTPTTGGAKRGRGRSDSMPPRSTTPSSVVTHSGRTKSPAASQPQLQQQMKKRPTRVGPGTTTPRRVSDASMASESDSDSDEPVRRPKRQSTKDKPQASKAPPPGKGRVASRASSTAPAAHPSDDSEDDEEEEEPSATRPAPSKQQQQQAASLRGSRAGGNRAMSSGAASAKGRDYDLSEIRSELKGFQPKLLTNATTNEERKDLAKKEPSDEPALQDIKKEPKLESSAKSSSTELSSETESYADEDSQSSDYRKQPKGSAAGKKEPTATPSKLHHEPVSKRELAVKEEPLKIEPKTEPKEEESKSKPFLSAADIKPTALIAPARFGNTSAPQAASSSGPGSTTAKYTSVIVEKPLTIGGKKSVEQHVPKKAELLKKQSGGTGGTAASSSLTSQESKKFAEPVASLKVEMPAACSPSSSSSSSSSFCSTGSAVSSSSATRSLPDMSKLEISSGTVPGSTPGAAASQSANATQVSSSGAAKESKYSSSGGAAAGSGISMRKLLSSDVYEFKDTEPFEFEKRISPMASVGGTVAAGVTAPGPMATAGAASVITTVMPTPGASGSGGPANAPASAPGVVGSAARKQALKASAIQHILEHQSPTAGRERGYGGMTSSLSLLTAPKLKKRGSPLKEPAFCMEKSKILKLDKDQVQQPVDQKAQQLTAPTLGPVESYTAGIPEPMSPLSTPTTSGGHVQVSASSTYSQLTPHHATPFDALRKSPSFNLNITALNEELAQTVQETTRALTDALQPPTTPGPPPTSASGSTPTAVTPVITQTPTAASAALSCPSTPPTAANPVLASPKLSTPPQAINASKQPPAPHIVGSPFIETRNVFELSTSNEGSGYSSGESKDNKFEKLENVKILLAGAVGPFDLDAGSYEQKTSSIADKVLKAISQKKEEVENNKSKPPVESASTAAATATKTPGRDEMVPSPTVKLELCSSAIKLDTLKLLSEPLKIQTGPLLGELYRPGPATSSPETKSILESSLPAKNSELSETIQKLECAIQQRKTPVGGALSLASSTAGTPPTAHTPNSTATAGAGFSDESMDSTDSEQRLVIEDVIAEEHTTTTTTGEQKSPGSQQEEGQTITATMATAVTAETEGTSSSTNTPPVPAPVKLELGAKAMPGIQAPIPLKPAEGSSFAGKLSGVAQPPPLAKLQQQEEMGQSHGQSKSISSFGIPIVLPEIPASVVVATPALMVASAATVMRHSPGSTSNSPAPVLISPKTFLTAPKVGEVGGLLLKAYTGVGGAVVAGGAVPAGSVIAAAGGGTPTVISNFSQQQQQQQQASVSQAAPEMAANYVIDAEMADAPNSSAPLVARPFVMHAVGKELFNVVAPAASSPLISDPHNESINLLCEETIPGSPAPIHGGTDQLPLAVNSALAIVGITPLPPDTPPPVPVAAIQQQQHQLQSGQQQQVAKAGEVNPSAPNSSPDSASQDESGEETKKNAELEHEDSTGLGALNKRKRTRKPLPMNAQTAAAVAAQLQSLGKRRRQVSGMRNQKTATATAGSDTDDNSDNIAPNAGQQQQQRQSARQQMMPQGNAQHQLLQQQQTQLQQGIQSTNSSGVRPCPYNFLVELDPALSSDECITILRKQIQDLRKAYNTIKGELAVIDRRRKKLRRREREKKQQQMHSQQQGKICA from the exons ATGTACCAAACCAATTCGCGACTCGCTATGCTCTCATATAAGAGAAGCCAGAAGAAAAAGGAGCAGACGAAGCAG CAAATGGACGATCCGCCATCGCTGCCCGTGGGCACGGAGGTAAGTGCCAAGTACAAGGGCGCCTTCTGCGAGGCGAAGGTCAGCAAGGTGGTGCGCAATATCAAGGTGAAGGTGGCCTACAAGCAGGGCCTAGGATCCGGCATTGTTCCCGATGATGCCATCAAAGCGCCAACTGGTCAGTTGCGCGTCGGTGCGGTCGTGGAAGTGCGGCATCCGGATCGCAAGGAACTCGTGGAGGCAACCATCACTAAGATCCAGGATATATCGCAGTACACGGTGGTCTTCGACGATGGCGACATCACCACTCTCAGGCGAACGGCTCTGTGCCTCAAGAGTGGGAGGCATTTTAACGAGAGCGAGACGCTGGACCAGCTGCCACTTACCCATCCGGAACACTTTGGCAATCCCGTGGTGGGTGGACGAAGGGGCAGACGGCGCGGCCACCTGAACGAGGACAGTTccgaggacgacgacgaaaGCGATGCCAAGGAGGTGGTAAACGAGAAGGAGGAGAACATCGGCAAGGTGGTGTGCGTGGAGACGGAGTCCAAGAAGAAGGACAAGGAGAAATGGTTCCCCGCTCTGGTGGTGGCACCCACCGCACAGGCCACCGTCCGCATCCGAGTGAAAGACGAATACCTGGTGCGCTCGTTCAAGGACGGACGCTATTACACGGTGCCCAAGAAGGAGGCCACCGAGTTTACCCGCGAAGTGGCGAGCAAGCAGGATGTGCCTGCTGTGCATGCGGCCCTCGAGTTTCTGGACAGCAGTGTTCTGCCTGCCCACTGGGACAGGGACTCGCTGTTCGGCCTCACGAACATCTCCAGCGATGACGAGGGCGAGATTGACTCGGACTCCTCCGACGATGAGCCGCACGAGGAGAAGGATCGCTTCGTGGCCCAGCTGTACAAGTATATGGATGACCGGGGCACACCGCTGAACAAGGTGCCCTCGATCCTAAGCCGCGATGTGGATCTGTACCGCCTCTTTCGTGCAGTGCAGAAGCGAGGTGGCTACAACCGCGTCACCTCGCAGAATCAGTGGAAGCTCATTGCCATGCGCCTGGGCTTCACGCCCTGCACGGTGAGTGTGATGAATCTGGTGAAGCAGGCGTACAAGAAGTTCCTGCAACCGTACGGTGACTTCCATCGAAAGCTGGGCTGCTCCATGCTGATGACCTCGCGCAACTCCAACCGCAGCAAGGGTAGAAGCCTAGTGCGAGCCAATTCAGTGGCCTCGCCCAAGCCCATGGAGATCACGAAGACGGAGACGATCAGCAAACTGGCACAGCCCAATCAGACAAACGTGGTGGCCTCCACATCGagcagtgcagcagcagcggcagcttCTTCTACGCCGGCAAGAGCCGTGTCCACCGCCTCGCAGTCCGCAGCTGAGGAGTCGGGCAATACCAGCGAATCCAGCGTGGTGGTGGAGCCACCCAAGAAGCAAAGGAAGGGCTCAGCGGCCAGCAGTCAACAGGGCAAGGTCAAGAGTCTGGTGGAGAAGTACGAGGAAAAGTCCACTGCGGTTCAAGGCACATCGTCTGGATCAGTGGCCGGATCGGGAGCCAGCGGATCATCTACAGCCATGGCAACCACATCGGCAGCTGCTTCCACGCCGACCAACTCGTCATCAGCCGCCACAGGAGGCCCTGCTGCTATTGCGACCACGGGAATGAACAAGGATGCCGAATCGGATCTGCCGCTGGCCAAGATCAAGGCAGCGGCTGTGGCGGCCGCTTCCACCAGGCACAGCATGGAAAAGGAGACCAACATCAGTTCTGGCAGTAGCGCCTCCGCCTCCAGCAAGGCGAATTCCGCGGAGATGCAGCGCAGTCGGGATGCCTCACCATCGG TCGCTGCACCACCCTCGGCTGGCACAAGCACAtccggaggagcagctgcccCCGCCCAGTCAACGTCCACCAAGAAGGAGAAGCACCAGCGGAGCAAGCAGGCGGACAAGGAGAAAGACAAGGACAAGGAAAAGGAGGAGAAGCAGGCCAGCAGCGGCAAGCGAAAGAAGGAGAAGATTAGCGTGGAGAAGATCGACACCGGTGACTTTGTGGTGGGCATCGGTGACAAGCTAAAGGTGAACTACCACGAGAAGAAGTCGCCCAGCTCGCATGGCAGCACTTACGAGGCCAAGGTCATCGAGATCAGTGTCCAGCGCGGAGTGCCGATGTACCTGGTCCACTATACAGGCTGGAACAATCGCTACGATGAGTGGGTGCCACGCGAACGGATTGCCGAGAACCTGACCAAGGGATCCAAGCAGAAAACTCGCACCATTAGCACCAGCAGTGCCAACAGCGGCAgtggaggcggcggcggtggtggtggtggaggaggaagTGGAGGTTCCTTTTCGGGGCAGGGCTCACAGCCGCCAGGAGTGTCCGATAAGCATCAGCCAGGCAAGGATGGCTGCTCCAAAATGCCACCCTCATCGGGAAATTCGACTGGACCCGGAGCTCCATCGCAGTCGGGAGCTCTGGGAGGCGCAAGCTCCACACCCTCGCTGCTCTCTACCGTGGTCAAGACTCCGACTACGGGAGGAGCCAAGCGCGGACGGGGACGCAGCGACTCCATGCCACCGCGTTCCACCACACCCTCATCGGTGGTGACCCACTCTGGTCGCACCAAATCCCCGGCTGCTTCACAGCCGCAACTCCAGCAACAGATGAAGAAGCGCCCGACGCGTGTCGGCCCCGGCACCACCACTCCACGTCGCGTCTCCGATGCTTCAATGGCCTCCGAATCCGATTCAGATTCCGATGAGCCGGTGCGGCGTCCAAAGAGGCAGAGTACTAAGGACAAACCACAAGCGAGCAAAGCGCCGCCGCCAGGAAAGGGACGCGTTGCGAGTAGGGCCTCCTCCACGGCACCCGCTGCCCATCCCAGCGATGATTCCGAGGATGATGAGGAGGAAGAGGAACCATCGGCGACCAGACCAGCTCCGtccaagcagcagcaacagcaggctGCCTCTTTGCGTGGATCCCGGGCTGGCGGCAATCGTGCCATGAGTAGTGGCGCCGCTTCCGCCAAGGGGCGGGACTATGATCTCAGCGAGATTAGGTCGGAGCTCAAGGGATTCCAGCCGAAGCTCCTGACAAACGCCACGACCAACGAGGAGCGCAAGGATCTTGCAAAGAAGGAGCCATCCGATGAGCCAGCGCTGCAGGACATCAAAAAGGAGCCCAAACTGGAGTCGTCAGCCAAGAGCAGCTCCACGGAACTGTCCTCGGAAACGGAATCTTATGCGGACGAAGACTCGCAGTCCTCCGACTACCGCAAACAACCGAAGGGATCTGCAGCAGGCAAAAAGGAACCCACAGCCACTCCCTCCAAATTGCATCATGAACCAGTGTCCAAAAGAGAACTGGCCGTCAAAGAAGAGCCTCTGAAAATCGAACCCAAAACGGAGCCCAAGGAGGAGGAATCGAAGAGCAAACCCTTCTTGTCGGCTGCAGACATCAAACCCACCGCCCTGATAGCGCCAGCTAGATTCGGTAATACCTCAGCTCCACAAGCAGCCAGCTCATCCGGACCGGGCTCCACTACGGCCAAATACACATCGGTGATCGTGGAGAAGCCCCTTACAATTGGCGGCAAGAAGTCAGTGGAGCAGCATGTGCCCAAGAAGGCAGAGCTTCTCAAGAAGCAATCCGGCGGCACAGGCGGAACGGCTGCCAGCTCTTCCCTGACCAGTCAGGAGTCTAAGAAGTTTGCAGAGCCTGTGGCAAGCTTGAAAGTGGAAATGCCGGCAGCTTGCTCGccctcgtcgtcctcctcctcatccagTTCCTTCTGTTCGACAGGATCCGCGGTGAGTTCGAGTTCTGCCACTCGTTCGCTGCCGGATATGAGCAAACTGGAGATCAGCAGTGGCACTGTCCCAGGATCGACGCCGGGAGCAGCGGCTTCGCAGTCAGCCAATGCCACACAAGTCAGCTCGTCCGGTGCGGCCAAGGAGTCGAAGTACAGCAGCagtggaggagctgctgcaggtTCGGGAATAAGCATGCGGAAGCTACTATCCTCGGATGTCTATGAGTTCAAGGACACGGAGCCCTTTGAGTTCGAAAAGCGCATCTCTCCGATGGCCTCTGTGGGCGGAACTGTGGCTGCCGGAGTCACTGCACCCGGACCAATGGCGACTGCAGGAGCTGCTTCGGTGATCACGACAGTGATGCCAACACCAGGAGCCTCCGGATCAGGTGGGCCAGCAAATGCACCCGCTTCAGCGCCAGGGGTGGTCGGATCGGCGGCCAGGAAGCAAGCTCTCAAGGCCAGCGCCATTCAGCACATCCTGGAGCACCAAAGTCCCACCGCTGGTCGCGAGCGTGGCTACGGTGGTATGACATCATCATTGAGCCTACTAacagcgcccaagcttaaaaAGAGGGGCTCTCCACTGAAGGAGCCAGCCTTTTGCATGGAGAAGTCGAAGATCTTAAAGTTGGATAAGGATCAAGTCCAGCAGCCGGTGGATCAGAAAGCTCAGCAGTTAACCGCACCCACCTTAGGGCCAGTAGAATCATACACAGCTGGCATACCGGAGCCCATGTCGCCCTTGAGTACGCCAACTACCTCGGGTGGCCATGTCCAGGTGTCAGCCTCTTCGACTTACAGCCAACTGACTCCGCATCATGCCACACCCTTCGATGCCTTGAGGAAGTCCCCCAGTTTTAATCTGAACATCACCGCCTTGAACGAGGAACTGGCACAGACTGTGCAAGAGACCACTCGAGCGCTAACGGATGCACTGCAGCCCCCAACTACGCCTGGTCCGCCGCCCACGTCGGCAAGTGGATCCACTCCAACTGCAGTGACACCAGTGATCACCCAAACGCCCACAGCTGCGTCAGCTGCCTTGAGTTGTCCCAGCACACCACCCACGGCAGCGAACCCAGTGTTGGCCTCGCCCAAGCTGAGCACACCACCGCAGGCCATCAATGCCAGCAAGCAGCCGCCAGCTCCCCACATTGTGGGCAGCCCCTTCATCGAAACGAGGAACGTGTTCGAGCTGAGTACATCCAACGAGGGCAGTGGCTACAGTTCGGGCGAGTCCAAGGACAACAAGTTTGAGAAACTGGAGAACGTGAAAATCCTGCTCGCCGGAGCAGTGGGGCCCTTCGACCTGGATGCCGGCAGCTATGAGCAGAAGACCAGCTCCATAGCGGACAAGGTGCTGAAGGCCATCAGTCAGAAAaaggaggaggtggagaacAACAAGAGCAAGCCACCGGTGGAATCCGCATCCACCGCcgctgccaccgccaccaaGACACCAGGGCGTGACGAGATGGTGCCAAGTCCGACGGTCAAACTGGAACTGTGCAGCAGTGCCATCAAGCTCGACACCCTGAAGCTGTTGAGCGAACCACTCAAGATACAAACGGGTCCACTTTTGGGCGAGCTCTATAGACCCGGACCGGCAACTAGCAGTCCGGAAACCAAATCCATTCTGGAGTCATCGCTGCCGGCAAAGAACAGCGAGTTAAGCGAGACGATTCAGAAACTGGAGTGTGCCATCCAGCAGCGAAAGACGCCGGTCGGTGGAGCACTCTCGCTGGCCAGCTCTACGGCAGGCACTCCACCCACAGCCCATACTCCGAACTCGACGGCCACTGCCGGAGCAGGATTCTCAGACGAATCAATGGACAGCACCGACTCCGAGCAGCGTCTGGTCATCGAGGATGTGATAGCGGAAGAGCACACAACGACCACAACAACTGGCGAGCAAAAGAGTCCGGGATCCCAACAAGAGGAGGGTCAAACCATCACGGCCACTATGGCGACGGCAGTTACCGCCGAAACGGAaggcaccagcagcagcacaaacaCGCCACCGGTTCCTGCGCCCGTTAAATTGGAACTGGGTGCCAAGGCTATGCCAGGAATTCAGGCACCCATTCCGCTGAAGCCCGCAGAGGGTAGCTCCTTTGCTGGAAAACTCTCCGGAGTAGCTCAACCCCCACCGCTGGCCAAGCTCCAGCAACAGGAGGAGATGGGTCAGTCGCACGGCCAGTCGAAGAGTATCAGCTCCTTTGGCATTCCCATTGTGCTCCCCGAGATTCCCGCCTCTGTAGTGGTGGCCACGCCAGCCCTCATGGTGGCCTCCGCCGCCACAGTGATGCGTCACAGTCCTGGCTCCACGTCGAACTCGCCCGCACCCGTCCTGATCTCTCCCAAAACTTTCCTGACCGCACCGAAAGTGGGCGAAGTTGGTGGACTGCTGCTGAAGGCCTATACAGGAGTGGGCGGAGCAGTGGTGGCAGGAGGAGCAGTACCAGCCGGAAGCGTGATTGCAGCAGCCGGCGGTGGAACACCCACTGTCATCTCCAATTTCtcccaacagcagcagcagcagcagcaggctaGTGTGTCTCAAGCGGCACCGGAGATGGCCGCCAATTACGTTATAGACGCGGAGATGGCCGATGCGCCCAACAGCAGTGCCCCACTGGTAGCACGGCCATTTGTGATGCACGCCGTGGGCAAGGAACTGTTCAATGTGGTCGCACCCGCTGCTAGCTCGCCCCTGATCAGCGATCCGCACAACGAGTCCATTAATTTGCTGTGTGAGGAAACCATACCGGGCAGTCCGGCGCCCATTCACGGTGGCACCGATCAGTTACCCCTCGCCGTGAACTCGGCGCTAGCCATCGTGGGCATTACGCCCCTGCCGCCAGATACGCCGCCACCCGTGCCAGTTGCTGCCatccagcaacagcagcatcaactGCAAAGcggtcagcagcagcaggtggcCAAGGCGGGCGAGGTCAATCCCTCGGCGCCCAACAGTTCGCCGGACTCGGCCAGCCAGGATGAGAGTGGCGAGGAGACGAAGAAGAATGCCGAGCTCGAGCACGAGGACTCCACCGGACTGGGTGCGCTGAACAAGCGCAAGCGCACCCGCAAACCTCTACCGATGAACGCCCAGACGGCGGCAGCTGTGGCTGCCCAGCTCCAATCCCTGGGCAAGCGGCGACGCCAGGTGTCCGGAATGCGCAATCAGAAAACCGCAACCGCCACCG CGGGCTCCGATACCGACGACAACTCTGATAACATAGCGCCGAACGCaggacaacagcagcagcagcgacagaGCGCCCGCCAACAGATGATGCCCCAGGGCAACGCGCAACACCAactgctgcaacagcagcagacgcAACTGCAGCAGGGAATCCAGTCGACGAACTCTTCGGGCGTGCGTCCATGTCCGTACAATTTCCTCGTTGAGCTGG ACCCAGCGCTCAGCTCCGACGAGTGCATCACGATCCTGCGCAAACAGATCCAGGATCTGCGCAAGGCCTACAACACCATCAAGGGTGAACTGGCTGTCATCGATCGCCGGCGCAAGAAGCTGCGTCGCCGTGAGCGcgagaagaagcagcagcagatgcacAGCCAACAGCAGGGCAAGATCTGTGCCTAG